A window from Fusarium musae strain F31 chromosome 8, whole genome shotgun sequence encodes these proteins:
- a CDS encoding hypothetical protein (EggNog:ENOG41) — MATDAPAQEGHLQKRFSKITMIGMAFAILNTWISLAGSIGLVMPSGGSSFLVGWTNIAGWLTLNTTAAYFGARFLAAAAVVGSGGSYEITQWSTYLMFVAVSIVGVFLNIFGYPILNRWNEGALYWSLLSVVVISIVLLATSPKTDAEFVFTNFSNTTGWSDGTAWMLGLLQSALSFIGWDAVAHMTEEMPRPSKDAPQAMVAAVLVGGVTGIFFIIVMLFCFVDLDLLLASPTQSPLTEMILQATNSRAAATVLTVAVALCFVNGANGCVTSGSRLIWAMARDGGTPFSRYLSHLHPKLNVPVRAIVVQAIFNLLFGLLYLGPEVAFNAYIASCTLFLNLSYAAPVLILLIRGRQMVLSQPPEFSLGRVKGYIANYTAVIFVAVTSVYWESSSYL, encoded by the exons ATGGCGACCGATGCACCAGCCCAGGAGGGTCACCTCCAGAAGAGGTTCTCAAAGATCACTATGATCGGCATGGCctttgccattctcaa TACATGGATTTCTCTTGCTGGATCAATAGGTCTTGTAATGCCATCAGGCGGCTCT AGCTTCCTTGTCGGATGGACAAATATTGCTGGCTGGTTGACTCTCAACACAACTGCAGCCTACTTCGGAG CACGATTTCTCGCTGCGGCTGCTGTCGTCGGCTCTGGCGGTAGCTACGAAATTACCCAATGGAGCACGTATTTGATGTTCGTCGCTGTGTCTATCGTTGGTGTGTTTCTGAATATCTTTGGCTATCCCATCCTGAACCGATGGAACGAAGGCGCTT TGTACTGGTCTTTGCTCagcgtcgtcgtcatcagtATTGTTCTTCTAGCGACCTCTCCAAAGACTGACGCAGAGTTCGTCTTCACCAACTTCTCCAATACCACTGGATGGAGTGATGGCACAGCTTGGATGCTTGGACTGTTGCAGTCAGCTCTGAGCTTCATTGG ttgggaTGCCGTGGCACATATGACTGAAGAAATGCCTCGACCATCCAAGGATGCCCCCCAAGCCATGGTTGCGGCAGTCTTGGTCGGAGGCGTGAC CGGAatattcttcatcatcgtcatgctATTTTGCTTCGTCGACCTTGATCTGCTACTCGCATCGCCTACACAAAGCCCTCTTACAGAGATGATACTGCAAGCGACCAACAGCCGAGCTGCTGCAACCGTACTCACTGTTGCCGTTGCACTGTGTTTTGTCAACGGTGCCAATGGTTGTGTTACCTCCGGCAGTCGTCTCATCTGGGCCATGGCACGAGATGGTGGTACTCCTTTTTCCAGATA TCTTTCACATCTCCATCCCAAGCTCAACGTTCCCGTTCGAGCCATTGTCGTGCAGGCTATATTCAACCTTCTCTTCGGTCTTCTTTACCTTG GCCCCGAGGTTGCTTTTAATGCTTATATTGCAAGCTGTACACTTTTCCTCAATCTCTCATATGCAGCGCCTGTGCTTATCCTACTGATTCGAGGTCGACAAATGGTGCTTTCGCAGCCTCCCGAGTTTTCTCTTGGTCGTGTCAAAGGCTACATCGCGAACTACACAGCCGTTATATTTGTAGCTGTGACCTCTGTT TATTGGGAATCTTCATCGTATTTGTAA